Part of the Tolypothrix sp. PCC 7910 genome, GTAAGCATAGATTTTTTTTTAGCAAAAGCTGCTTTAACATCAACAATTGCAGCGGATGTCAAAGCAAAAGTTAGTTTAACACCAGCAAGAGTTGGTTTTGCGATGCCTACAGCGGGCTACGCCTACGCAAAAATAGATTTGGTAGAAATATTGGCTGGAAATTCACTCAGCTTTTTCTCGCCGTTGCTGGAGTTTCATCATAATTTCGGCGTGCATTTCCCTTGTAATGGGGTAAAAGTATGTTAAAACTAAACCTGCAATTAAACAAACGGTAGGTAAGGGGCCGACAGCAAGGCGAATAGCGAGTAATGCTGATTCTGGTTGTGTGGGTAGTGTAGTTTGTCCAACTACTGCTTCTTTAAAACCGTAAGCTTGTAAGGCGTTTCCAACTAAAAATAAGCCGAAGGCTAAACCAAATTTTTGTAGCAATACCATAAAACCATAAAATACTCCTTCCCGGCGTTGTCCGGTTTGGAGTTCATCTAATTCGATGACATCAGGAATCATTGACCAGGGAACGAGATAAGCTGTAGAGACACCAAACCCTGCCATGATTGCCATGATGTACATTAAGGTGAGTTGTCCTGGTTGCAAGAAATAAAGTCCGGCGGCGGCGATAATCCATAAAATCATGCCGAGAAAATAGACAACTTTTTTGCCAACTTTCTTACTCAAATTACTCCAGAAAAATAGCATTACTAGCGCTGTTCCTTGGACAGCAATCATCACTGTGGGGACATCTGCTTCTTGGAGACGCATACAGTAAACGACAAAATAAGGAATAATGCTGGCTGTAATCTGTACGCCTAACCAAGAACAGAGATATATACCAATGACGAAGAGAAAAGGTTTGTTGGTAAAGGCGATTTTGATTTGTTCGGGAAAGGGGAGAGATTGAGGTTCTTCTAATTGAATGCGTTTAGCTTCAAATGCTAACACGCGATCGCGTGTGCCATAAACGCACCAATATAAGGCTAAGACGGAAATTACAGTACAGACTGCGGCTAATACTATATATTGCTGGGCGCGATCGCTAATTACCGAAAATACAATTTTTGACAATATTAATGACAGAATACTGCCACCGATGGAAAAGGTGAAGCGAAAACTGTTAAGGCTGGTACGTTCGTCATAATCTTGGGTGAGTTCTGGTGTCATTGCCGTATAAGGCAAATTCACTACGGTGTAAAACACCTGAGATATCATACCAATCACCACGTAATACCAGAACAAACCCCAAACATTAAATGGTGGTACAATCCACTGTAAGAAAAAGAATACTCCAAAGGGAATTGCCCCATATAATAACCAAGGCAGACGACGACCCCAGCGACGAGATTTTGTTTTATCAGTCAGAAACCCCACAAATGGATCGTTGACAGCATCCCAGATTTTGCCAATCATCAAAACGCTGCCAGCCAAACCCGCCGGGATACCAGCCACATTGGTAAAGAAAACCAAGAGAAAAAATATGGCAATATTGGCAGTAATCGCGGGGCCTAAATCACCTGCACCATAGGCTAGTTTGGTTTTAAATGGCAGTTTTTCACTATAAGCAGAACTATCAGCGGCAGAATCATTCATAAAATATTGCGCTCATATTAAAATAGAGAATTTGCGTGTGCTTTCAGTATTAGCCAAAAACTACATCCTTTATGCCAGACCTTTACGTTTCTTGGTCAGATTATCACCAAAAAATCGAACTACTGGCTGCTAAGATTTATCAATCGGGTTGGCAATTCAACCAGATTGTCTGTCTTGCCAGAGGCGGACTGCGAGTTGGAGATATTCTTTCCCGTATATATCACCAACCGTTGGCAATTTTAGCAACATCATCATACAGTGGCCCAGGCAAGCAAGAAAGAGGTGCGTTAAACTTTTCTCGCCATATCACTATGACTACGGAAACTTTAGGTTCGCGGATTTTGTTGGTCGATGATTTGGTAGATTCTGGAGTTACACTTGAGCAAACTATCCCTTGGCTACAGCAATATAGTGAAAGTGCAATTTTAGAAATTCGCACGGCTGTAATTTGGTATAAATCTTGTTCTGTTATAAAACCGGATTACTATGTAGATTATCTATCAGACAATCCCTGGATTCACCAACCCTTTGAACCTTATGAATATATGAATCCTGCGGATTTAGCAGCGAGAATAAATCAAATAAAGGCTGAAGTGTAAAGATTAAAGTTATACCAATTCGTCATTACGAAAGAAAGCCATAGCACAATAGGCTTGGTTTAAAATCATTAGAGATTGATTTTTCAGTTGTGGAATAAGCCAGCAGAATTGGGGGATTCTCCCCCAAACCCCCGATTGGGTGACGGTTGCGTCCCCCAAACCCCCTCCAAAATTATTTTGCTGTTTTGTGTTGAGAGACTTTCAGAAATTAAATTATCCAACATAGCCGGAGAATATTTTTATTCTCACCCCTGCTCCCCTACCCCCTGCCTTTTCCCAATTCCCCAGCCCTCAAAATAGCCATAGCCAAACTGGTAACATAATCAGTAATACGATCGCACCTAAGGCTAAGGCTGTGACAGCTAAATCGCGATCGAGATTGAAGGTTTCGGCAATTACTAAAGTAGCAAAGGCTGGTGGCATAGCCATTTGTAGGACAATTACCTTGGCGGCTAAACCAGTAACACCAAAAAACGGTAAGGTACAACCTAGAACAAGGGGAACTATCAACATTTTAATTCCCAAGCTGATTCCTACCTGCGGGATATTGCTCCAGGACTTTAATTGTGAGAGTCGCATCCCAATTAATACTATGGATAAAGCTAAAGATGTCCAAGCTAATTTATCTAAGCAAAATTCCACTACCAAGGGGATTTTTACTTGTCGCAACAGTAAGCCAAAGCCGAAACTCCATAACGCAGGATTAATCACGATGGCTTTGGCTATTTCTTTATAACTATGTTTACCATTGCCGAAACTTGCTCCTAGTACTACTCCTAAGCCGTAAGCACCAAAGAGTGTGCCTAGTAAATCGTAAAATAACGCCCAAGCAAAGTATTTCTCTCCTACCATTGCTAAGGTAATGGGAAAGCCTAGGTAACCTGTATTCCCTACCATCGCTGCTAATAGTAAACTTCCTTGAGTTGGTTGCTGCGGCATGGTATTTGTGAAATAGGCTTGTCCTTTAATTGCTAGCCAAGCTAAAAAAGCCCCTAGGAAAATGGCAAGGTATGCGATCTCAGGTGCAATCCAAATCTGGCCTGATAAGTCGGTTTTGTATAGAAAAAATACAATGCTTATAGGTACTCCTATCCAAAAAAGGAAGTGAGCTACACCTGAAGGAACTGTGCTAGGTAATTTACGTCCGAGGACGAATCCAATCAGGACTAGCCCCACTAACTTGACATATAGTGCTAAAAGATTTATCAAGGTTGCACCTAAAAACGCTGACGTAAAATGCTAACGCTTGCGTTTATTTTTTTCCAGTCTACAATCTGTTATGGCTATTCAAAAAAAGCAGGAGTGAACTCTTGAATAAAGCTGGGTTTTCTGGAGAACCTCAACACTCTTCGGCGGCTTCTGGTGATGATATTCCAGCAGCTTTACGCGATACTCCCGAAGCTAAACCTAAGGTAGGCATAAAACCGATGGTTTTGCTCTTTGGTGGAGTATTAGCATTTGTCCTGCTTGCTGTGGGTAGTGGCTTTGTGTTTTTCATTCTTTCGCCAAAAAGAACTGCTAATTCTCAACCTTCACCAACTAGTTTACCGACACAAACACCAACATCTGATAGTTCTGCTAACTCTCAGAGTAATAATACTGATACTGTCTTAGGACATTTAGCATATACAGAAGCGCCAGAATCAGAACTAGCAGTAATTCCAGGTAGTGGACGTATTAGAATGCGAAAAACTGCTGCGGAAAAGTTTCAAGAGATGAAACAAGCAGCACGCAGCGCCGGGGTAATTTTAGTGCCAATTTCTGGCTTTCGTTCTGTTAAAGAACAAGAGCAGTTATTTTTTGCTGTGGGCGCGCAACGCAATCAAACACCAGCCGAAAGAGCTGCGCTTAGTGCGCCCCCTGGTCATAGCGAACATCACACAGGCTATGCTGTAGATGTTGGTGATGGAGCAGTCCCAGCTACTAATCTGCAAGCTAACTTTGACAATACCAAAGCTTATCAGTGGTTACAAGCAAACGCTGCCCGTTTTGGTTTTGAAATGTCCTTTCCTAAAGATAATGCACAAGGTGTCAGTTATGAACCTTGGCACTGGCGTTTCGTAGGCGATCGCGATAGCTTAGAAACATTTTACAAAGCCAAGAACTTAAAACCAACCCCCACACCCACAACAACGCCAAAATAGTTTGTAATTCGTAATTCGTAATTAACAAAAGTTTCAGACATGGTATCAATCCTTGTCTGAAACTTTTGCTATGTGTCTAATCAAAACCTTAGCTTTTCCTTGAAATGTAGCCTAAAGCAATGCCTTGCTATTTTGGCAATTTTTGTAGGGTGGGAACTGCAAGCGGTTTCGTTGTTTATTAACACCCACCCCACGGTTTACATAACCTCAGACTAGATAAATAGTATTCGGTACGATCGCAAAGAAAGCATACTCATACCAAGCAGTCCAGATGAAGCTGCGAAGCCAACGTTGACGCTTTTCGGGGCTGATTTCGTATGCAAAAGCCCCAGCCGATGCATCAATAGATGAAAGGTGAGAGTTGCAACCACAGCCATGTTGATAGGTAAAACCGTATTTAGCAGCAATGTTTTGCACTTTCATTTGGATAGCAAACACTTTACCCGCGTGTAATACCGCATCCCAAGCCCGTTTGTGTTCTATGTCACGCTTGTCAAATCTTAAAGCGCGTTCTTCAAACACATGATCTCGATAAATTGGCGCTAGATGGACATGATAAAAGCTGGCGGGTAACTCATAACCAAATTCTTCAAAAAGTTCGATGCCAATGCGCGCTACTTTTAACTCATTGGCGTACTCTATACCCTTGGACTCGACATCGCGGAGAATTTCTGCAAAGTTGGGATAGCTACTAATCAGGAAATCTTGACCGTAGAATTCTAGGGTTTCTTTTGCTAACTGCCCAAATAACTGAGAAAAAGCGGGTTTGAAGTGAGCGAAATCTGGGCGATCGCTAAATAAGTCTACATCACCATGCTCTAATTTGTATTGAAACAACTGCGCCATCTCAACATAGCATTGTGGATCGGACATTCCCACATCAGCCACCCCTCTGGCGATATTTTGCCAAATAGCAGGTAGTTGAGAAACAGTCACCGCATTTTCACCAGCAATGACTGTCACGCTAGGAGCTTCCAGAAGCTGCATATCTATTCTCCTTTCAGATATTAAGCTGCAATTTACACTAAGCGATCGCTTTTTTAGTGTTCTCAACAGAATTAAAAAATCTTTGACAGACTGTCTTTTTATACGAGATGCAACTTTACTTCATCGTACAGGTAGCAAACTGTGCGCTTATATACCATCATCTAAATTAGAGTGAGTTTCTCTGTGCTTGTAACTGCTCTGAGGGCTTAAAACAGAATTTACTAGCTTTGTTGCACAGCCTAGGTGATAAAATATTGACTCAAAACTTCTTCTTATAGTCATCCACACAGGGAGAATTCCATCAAAATAATCCTTTTGATAGATAACAAAATATACCAAACGGATGAGCCAACTCTTATATGAGTCAACCGATAATAATTATCGCTGGTATATTACTTTTTAGCCCGCCCTGAGGTGACTCAGGGTTTTATATTGCCTAAAATTCTATTTAAAGAAATATTACACCTAACTACGGAATTTTCTGTTGCGGTCATAGTGTAAATTTTCGATTGTTATAGAAGTTTCAGAGTAGTAAAGTGCTTTCAGTTTTGCATCTTACCGAGTTATTACAGAGAAATAAGTTAATCCAGCTTGATTTAACTTACTAAGTATTGAAGCTTTCACGGTCACTTAGCTAAATATTTCACCTAATTAAATAGGTTACCTAAGTAATGACGAATTCTTCTAGAGCCAGTAGACTATGTTTTCAAAGAGATGATACAACGCCAGAGGACTTACGTTGTAATACTTCCATCTTCTCACGGCAAGTTAGAATCAGTTCGCTCAGAAAAACCGTAGTTACCAGCTATGGTTTTTTTTTGCGAAAAAATACTAAGAATTATTACTGGTAATATTTTTTCTTTACATCTTCTTTGTTATTTTCAGTAAAAGCACGGGAAAAATAACATGGAACTGGAGAAGGTATACATAAAAATTATGCTGTGTTCCTTACTCCAGAGTAGTTACAAGCAATTATGTAATTATGGAGTTATACAATGATTGAAAATTTGATATACATCACAAACAAAAATACAGATGCATTAATAGACATATTATTTGGCTTTTACTTAGATGGCGATGCTATAGATCGGCAACAAATAGAACGCGAACTGATGGATTTAGGTAAAAAGCATCAGCTTGGTGGTAGCAATGAATTAGTCCAAAGATTGCGGAAGTTAGCAGCGGATAGAGGATTGTAGTCTTATCTTGGTTTATTGCTAAATTAGGGCAAAATAGTCAAAATAGACATAGTTACGCCATGAGATTGACATTATTTTGCCAATTCCAGGTGCAATACTGATTATTGCTATAGGGTTCCTAATTGATTTTTGTAAATGTACTGAGTATTTTATCGCTGAGAATACGGCATTCCAGCTTTCAGATGGTGCGCTATATACTTTGTATCGCATTCTACAAATACTTATGTTTTTTTCAAGAATCAAATTCAATTGCTATATATAAATTTTCCAGACTGGGTTTATCTGCTGTTAGCTATTTCTCCAATAACTTTGATTTTCCCATCGTCTGTACAGTATCAATGCACACCAGCCTTCAGATTCAATCTGAGGGCTTTTTTTGTTCTTAAATGTAATATTTATGACCTAAAAAGTTGCACATAAAACTATTTTTATAAAGCTAAAATTAAAAAAATATTTTGTGATGAATC contains:
- a CDS encoding MFS transporter gives rise to the protein MNDSAADSSAYSEKLPFKTKLAYGAGDLGPAITANIAIFFLLVFFTNVAGIPAGLAGSVLMIGKIWDAVNDPFVGFLTDKTKSRRWGRRLPWLLYGAIPFGVFFFLQWIVPPFNVWGLFWYYVVIGMISQVFYTVVNLPYTAMTPELTQDYDERTSLNSFRFTFSIGGSILSLILSKIVFSVISDRAQQYIVLAAVCTVISVLALYWCVYGTRDRVLAFEAKRIQLEEPQSLPFPEQIKIAFTNKPFLFVIGIYLCSWLGVQITASIIPYFVVYCMRLQEADVPTVMIAVQGTALVMLFFWSNLSKKVGKKVVYFLGMILWIIAAAGLYFLQPGQLTLMYIMAIMAGFGVSTAYLVPWSMIPDVIELDELQTGQRREGVFYGFMVLLQKFGLAFGLFLVGNALQAYGFKEAVVGQTTLPTQPESALLAIRLAVGPLPTVCLIAGLVLTYFYPITREMHAEIMMKLQQRREKAE
- a CDS encoding phosphoribosyltransferase, producing MPDLYVSWSDYHQKIELLAAKIYQSGWQFNQIVCLARGGLRVGDILSRIYHQPLAILATSSYSGPGKQERGALNFSRHITMTTETLGSRILLVDDLVDSGVTLEQTIPWLQQYSESAILEIRTAVIWYKSCSVIKPDYYVDYLSDNPWIHQPFEPYEYMNPADLAARINQIKAEV
- a CDS encoding AEC family transporter yields the protein MINLLALYVKLVGLVLIGFVLGRKLPSTVPSGVAHFLFWIGVPISIVFFLYKTDLSGQIWIAPEIAYLAIFLGAFLAWLAIKGQAYFTNTMPQQPTQGSLLLAAMVGNTGYLGFPITLAMVGEKYFAWALFYDLLGTLFGAYGLGVVLGASFGNGKHSYKEIAKAIVINPALWSFGFGLLLRQVKIPLVVEFCLDKLAWTSLALSIVLIGMRLSQLKSWSNIPQVGISLGIKMLIVPLVLGCTLPFFGVTGLAAKVIVLQMAMPPAFATLVIAETFNLDRDLAVTALALGAIVLLIMLPVWLWLF
- a CDS encoding D-alanyl-D-alanine carboxypeptidase family protein; this encodes MNKAGFSGEPQHSSAASGDDIPAALRDTPEAKPKVGIKPMVLLFGGVLAFVLLAVGSGFVFFILSPKRTANSQPSPTSLPTQTPTSDSSANSQSNNTDTVLGHLAYTEAPESELAVIPGSGRIRMRKTAAEKFQEMKQAARSAGVILVPISGFRSVKEQEQLFFAVGAQRNQTPAERAALSAPPGHSEHHTGYAVDVGDGAVPATNLQANFDNTKAYQWLQANAARFGFEMSFPKDNAQGVSYEPWHWRFVGDRDSLETFYKAKNLKPTPTPTTTPK